Proteins encoded together in one Streptomyces rubradiris window:
- a CDS encoding DegT/DnrJ/EryC1/StrS family aminotransferase: MLTVNENSRYFVPAPAVGSVLGGAELAALGEVVRSGESLSQGRWRDAFEQAMREHVGSRYALTVTSGTVAVALAVHLLDLAPGDEVIVTPQTFKATVDPLLAHDVTVRFCDVEPDTLNVDVDSFESLITPRTRALILVHYGGRPARMDEIMRVARRHGVRVIEDCAHALGALYRGRRPGVLGDIGCFSFHSSKNITTLGEGGMLTFDDPEWAERLDRIRSNAADGVLIPSPLSAGPYKHSEPWMMWAGDAYEKECLRIRHPGSNATLSEAGAAVGLVQLERLGELAGRRRWIAGRLTRTLAKLPQVRLADVPEDIHHPYHLFTFFVRPGQGVSRDEVIHALEDAGVQVQVRYFPLHLRPEWRGRGHRLGECPVTERLWFHEQVNLPCYPSMTDGQVEHLVLALKSALTGRRDTGKRGTSSYEEARA; the protein is encoded by the coding sequence ATGCTGACCGTGAACGAGAACTCCCGGTACTTCGTGCCGGCCCCCGCGGTGGGAAGCGTCCTCGGGGGCGCCGAGCTGGCCGCACTGGGCGAGGTCGTCCGGTCCGGCGAGAGCCTCTCGCAAGGACGGTGGCGGGACGCGTTCGAACAGGCGATGCGCGAGCACGTCGGCAGCCGGTACGCGCTGACCGTCACCAGCGGAACCGTCGCCGTCGCGCTCGCCGTGCACCTGCTGGACCTCGCCCCCGGTGACGAGGTCATCGTGACCCCGCAGACCTTCAAGGCCACCGTCGACCCCCTGCTGGCCCACGACGTGACGGTCCGTTTCTGCGACGTGGAACCGGACACTCTGAACGTGGACGTCGACTCGTTCGAGTCGCTGATCACCCCGCGGACCCGGGCCCTGATCCTGGTCCACTACGGCGGCCGGCCGGCCCGCATGGACGAGATCATGCGGGTGGCCCGTCGGCACGGCGTCCGGGTGATCGAGGACTGCGCGCACGCGCTGGGCGCCCTCTACCGCGGCCGGCGGCCGGGCGTGCTCGGCGACATCGGGTGCTTCAGCTTCCACTCCAGCAAGAACATCACCACCCTCGGCGAGGGCGGCATGCTCACCTTCGACGATCCCGAGTGGGCCGAGCGCCTCGACCGCATCCGCTCCAACGCCGCCGACGGGGTCCTCATCCCGTCGCCGCTGTCGGCCGGGCCGTACAAGCACTCGGAACCCTGGATGATGTGGGCGGGGGACGCGTACGAGAAGGAGTGCCTGCGCATCCGGCACCCCGGGAGCAACGCCACGCTCAGCGAGGCCGGGGCGGCTGTCGGGCTCGTCCAGCTGGAGCGTCTCGGGGAGCTGGCCGGGCGGCGGCGATGGATCGCCGGGCGCCTCACCCGGACGCTGGCCAAGTTGCCGCAGGTGCGGCTGGCCGACGTCCCCGAGGACATCCACCACCCCTACCACCTGTTCACCTTCTTCGTCCGGCCGGGACAGGGCGTGAGCCGCGACGAGGTCATCCACGCCCTGGAGGACGCCGGGGTCCAGGTGCAGGTGCGTTACTTCCCCTTGCACCTGCGCCCCGAGTGGCGGGGCCGGGGCCACCGGCTCGGCGAGTGTCCGGTCACCGAGCGGCTCTGGTTCCACGAGCAGGTCAACCTGCCCTGCTACCCGTCGATGACCGACGGCCAGGTGGAGCACCTGGTGCTGGCCCTGAAGTCCGCGCTCACCGGACGGCGGGACACCGGCAAGCGCGGCACGTCGAGTTACGAGGAGGCCCGGGCATGA
- a CDS encoding FAD-dependent oxidoreductase, producing the protein MTESYDVVVVGGGPVGLATAWQVAERGHRVLVLERHTFFNENGGTSGAERHWRLQYTQEDLFRLTLETLPLWRALESRCERRLIHEIGSLWFGDTDVVTNEGQISGTAAMMDKLSVRYEWLKATDIERRFGFRGLPRDYEGFLQPDGGTIDVRGTLAALFTLAQAAGVTLRAGETVTELVPDADGVSVTTDRGTYRAGKVVLACGPYTNDLLEPLGARLAYSVYEMAIAAYRQATPVTEAPFWFAFQQPTPQDTNLFYGFGHNPWAPGEFVRCGPVFEVDPLDHPSAATGVADRRQTDRLSGWLRDHLPTVDPDPVRTSTCLAVLPTDPERQFFLGTARDLMTHGEKVVVYGAGWAFKFVPLFGRICADLAVEDSTAYDISRLAPQSAL; encoded by the coding sequence ATGACGGAATCCTATGACGTGGTGGTCGTGGGAGGCGGGCCCGTGGGCCTGGCCACCGCCTGGCAGGTCGCCGAGCGCGGCCACCGGGTACTGGTCCTGGAACGGCACACGTTCTTCAACGAGAACGGGGGCACCAGCGGCGCCGAGCGGCACTGGCGGCTCCAGTACACGCAGGAGGACCTGTTCCGCCTGACGCTGGAGACCCTTCCGCTGTGGCGGGCGCTGGAGAGCCGCTGCGAGCGCCGCCTCATCCACGAGATCGGCAGCCTCTGGTTCGGGGACACCGACGTCGTCACCAACGAGGGCCAGATCTCGGGGACCGCCGCGATGATGGACAAGCTCTCGGTGCGCTACGAGTGGCTCAAGGCCACCGACATCGAGCGGCGGTTCGGGTTCCGCGGCCTGCCCCGGGACTACGAGGGGTTCCTCCAGCCGGACGGCGGGACGATCGACGTCAGGGGAACGCTCGCGGCGCTCTTCACCCTCGCCCAGGCCGCCGGCGTCACCCTGCGCGCCGGGGAGACGGTGACCGAACTCGTGCCGGACGCGGACGGGGTGAGCGTCACCACCGACCGGGGCACCTACCGGGCCGGCAAGGTGGTGCTGGCCTGCGGCCCCTACACCAACGACCTGCTGGAACCGCTGGGCGCGCGCCTCGCGTACTCGGTGTACGAGATGGCCATCGCGGCCTACCGGCAGGCCACGCCGGTGACGGAGGCGCCGTTCTGGTTCGCCTTCCAGCAGCCGACGCCGCAGGACACCAACCTGTTCTACGGGTTCGGCCACAACCCGTGGGCGCCCGGGGAGTTCGTGCGCTGCGGGCCGGTCTTCGAGGTGGACCCGCTCGACCACCCCTCGGCGGCCACCGGCGTCGCCGACCGGCGCCAGACGGACCGGCTCTCGGGCTGGCTGCGGGACCATCTGCCCACGGTCGACCCCGACCCGGTGCGGACCTCGACCTGCCTGGCCGTGCTGCCCACGGACCCCGAACGGCAGTTCTTCCTCGGCACCGCCCGGGACCTGATGACGCACGGGGAGAAGGTCGTCGTCTACGGGGCGGGCTGGGCGTTCAAGTTCGTCCCGCTGTTCGGCCGGATCTGCGCCGACCTGGCGGTGGAGGACTCCACCGCGTACGACATCTCACGGCTCGCCCCGCAGTCGGCTCTCTGA
- a CDS encoding AMP-binding protein: protein MSSFRPEDPGLPRIPPDRAREYRDRGWWRPERVDRLVLRHVAEDPEKEAVRGPGGRLTRRELADAVAGAAARLAGLGIARGDRVLVQLPNDLELVVLPLALMRLGAHPVMAVPTLRRRELLAVVAATRPTAVAVPRRWQRFDHVALARELRESCPSIRHILVADRAADAPPEGTEDLVGLCRPDPEARPLPDLGPPLADEPAVFLLSSGTTGPPKAIARAHEGYGYMIRTAARWAGLSPDTVYLAVMSGAHGFVLNCPGMFGVLAFGGRIVLGSPGDPGAALDLIDREGVTHTTLVPALITQWLGEAGKRGRGPTSLRVLQAGGARLDPAPAAEAHKLLGCTVQQCYGMSEGLLTYTALDDPGDVIAHTQGRPASPGDEIRIVAEDGTEVAPGEMGEVLTRGPYTVAGYYAAPDADARAFTDDGFYRTGDLARLHPSGGLVVEGRIGDVINRGGEKISAGEIESLLAEHPLLRAVAAVAMPHPVWGQTVCVFAVPSDPEKQPTLLGLRRFLTERGIATYKLPEEIRVVDALPMIGVGKINRVALRAAAADRQAREEREPTP, encoded by the coding sequence ATGAGTTCATTCCGTCCCGAGGATCCCGGCCTCCCGAGGATTCCGCCGGATCGCGCGCGGGAGTACCGCGACCGCGGGTGGTGGCGTCCCGAGCGGGTCGACCGGCTGGTGCTGCGGCACGTGGCCGAGGATCCCGAGAAGGAGGCCGTCCGCGGCCCCGGCGGCCGGCTGACCCGGCGCGAGCTGGCGGACGCGGTCGCCGGCGCCGCCGCCCGGCTGGCCGGCCTCGGGATCGCGCGCGGGGACCGTGTCCTGGTGCAGCTCCCCAACGACCTGGAGCTGGTCGTCCTGCCGCTGGCGCTGATGCGGCTGGGCGCCCACCCGGTGATGGCGGTGCCCACGCTGCGCCGCCGCGAGCTGCTGGCGGTCGTGGCGGCCACCCGGCCCACGGCCGTGGCCGTACCACGCCGCTGGCAGCGCTTCGACCATGTCGCGCTGGCGAGGGAACTGCGGGAGAGCTGCCCGAGCATCCGGCACATCCTGGTCGCCGACCGCGCGGCGGACGCCCCTCCCGAAGGCACCGAGGACTTGGTCGGGCTGTGCCGACCGGACCCCGAGGCGAGGCCCCTGCCCGATCTGGGGCCGCCGCTGGCCGACGAGCCCGCCGTCTTCCTGCTGTCCAGCGGGACCACCGGCCCGCCGAAGGCGATCGCGCGCGCCCACGAGGGCTACGGCTACATGATCCGCACGGCCGCCCGGTGGGCCGGGCTGTCGCCGGACACGGTGTACCTCGCCGTCATGTCGGGGGCGCACGGGTTCGTCCTCAACTGCCCCGGCATGTTCGGCGTCCTGGCCTTCGGCGGCCGGATCGTCCTGGGCTCGCCGGGAGATCCCGGGGCGGCGCTCGACCTCATCGACCGGGAGGGGGTGACGCACACGACGCTGGTGCCCGCGCTGATCACCCAGTGGCTGGGCGAGGCCGGGAAGCGGGGGCGCGGGCCGACGTCGCTGCGCGTGCTCCAGGCCGGCGGCGCCCGGCTGGACCCCGCCCCGGCGGCCGAGGCGCACAAGCTGCTCGGCTGTACGGTGCAGCAGTGCTACGGCATGAGCGAGGGGCTGCTGACCTACACCGCGCTGGACGACCCCGGTGACGTCATCGCCCACACCCAGGGGCGGCCCGCCTCACCCGGCGACGAGATCCGCATCGTGGCCGAGGACGGCACCGAAGTGGCACCCGGCGAGATGGGAGAAGTGCTGACCAGGGGCCCGTACACGGTCGCCGGGTACTACGCGGCGCCGGACGCCGACGCGCGCGCCTTCACCGACGACGGCTTCTACCGCACCGGCGACCTGGCACGCCTCCACCCGTCGGGCGGGCTGGTGGTGGAGGGCCGGATCGGCGACGTCATCAACCGCGGCGGGGAGAAGATCTCCGCCGGGGAGATCGAATCGCTGCTCGCCGAGCACCCCTTGCTGCGGGCGGTCGCGGCGGTCGCGATGCCGCACCCGGTGTGGGGGCAGACGGTCTGCGTCTTCGCCGTCCCCTCCGACCCGGAGAAGCAGCCGACGCTGCTCGGTCTGCGCCGCTTCCTCACCGAGCGCGGCATCGCCACGTACAAACTGCCCGAGGAGATAAGGGTGGTCGATGCCCTCCCGATGATCGGCGTCGGCAAGATCAACCGGGTCGCGCTCCGTGCGGCGGCAGCGGACCGGCAGGCCCGAGAGGAACGGGAACCCACCCCATGA
- a CDS encoding cytochrome P450 yields the protein MTETSGHDIPSFPMARECPMHPPAEYRELRGREPVSRVRMPDGQVAWLVLKHGLARKLLADPRVSADRLHPAFPGRLTAEQRAAPERVRRLSTRRSMIHLDGDEHGAHRKILTGEFSLRRIAALRPRVQEIVDRSIDEMLAAPQPADLVEHVSQAVPSLVICELLGVPHEQRRDFHEWAGMLVSRSVSIRERAAASDALNDFLEDLVTEKERGEPTDDLIGRLIARNRRTPVMTHDEIVGTAVMLLVAGHQTTANMISLGVVALLENPEHKARIAADPSLLPPAIEEMLRYFSVVENAPARVATEDIEIGGVTIRQNEGIVVSGLAADWDDEVFEHPDRLDFERGARHHVAFGYGVHQCLGQNLARVELEIVFETLLRRVPGLSLAVPAEELPYKDDAGIYGIYRMPVNC from the coding sequence ATGACCGAGACGTCCGGCCACGACATTCCGTCGTTCCCCATGGCCCGCGAGTGCCCCATGCACCCGCCCGCCGAGTATCGCGAGCTGCGCGGGCGGGAGCCGGTCAGCCGGGTCCGCATGCCCGACGGTCAGGTGGCCTGGCTGGTCCTCAAGCACGGTCTGGCCCGCAAGCTGCTCGCCGACCCGCGGGTCAGCGCCGACCGCCTGCACCCGGCGTTCCCGGGCCGGCTGACCGCCGAGCAGCGCGCGGCGCCCGAGCGCGTCCGCCGGCTCAGCACCCGGCGGTCCATGATCCACCTGGACGGGGACGAGCACGGGGCTCACCGCAAGATCCTGACCGGCGAGTTCTCGCTGCGCCGGATCGCCGCGCTACGCCCGCGTGTCCAGGAGATCGTCGACCGGAGCATCGACGAGATGCTGGCCGCGCCGCAGCCGGCCGACCTCGTCGAGCACGTGTCGCAGGCGGTGCCGTCGCTGGTGATCTGCGAGCTGCTGGGCGTGCCCCACGAGCAGCGCCGTGACTTCCACGAGTGGGCGGGCATGCTGGTCAGCCGGTCCGTCTCGATACGGGAGCGCGCCGCGGCCTCCGACGCGCTCAACGACTTCCTGGAAGACCTCGTCACCGAGAAGGAGCGGGGCGAGCCCACCGACGACCTGATCGGCCGGCTCATCGCGCGCAACCGGCGGACGCCGGTGATGACGCACGACGAGATCGTGGGCACCGCCGTCATGCTGCTGGTCGCCGGGCACCAGACCACCGCGAACATGATCTCGCTGGGTGTGGTGGCGCTGCTGGAGAACCCGGAGCACAAGGCACGGATCGCGGCCGACCCCTCGCTGCTGCCCCCGGCGATCGAGGAGATGCTGCGCTACTTCAGCGTCGTGGAGAACGCGCCCGCCCGGGTCGCCACCGAGGACATCGAGATCGGCGGCGTGACCATCCGACAGAACGAGGGCATCGTCGTGTCCGGGCTGGCCGCCGACTGGGACGACGAGGTCTTCGAGCACCCGGACCGGCTCGACTTCGAACGCGGCGCGCGCCACCACGTCGCCTTCGGGTACGGAGTCCACCAGTGCCTCGGGCAGAACCTGGCCCGGGTGGAGCTGGAGATCGTGTTCGAGACGCTGCTGCGCCGGGTTCCGGGCCTGTCGCTGGCCGTGCCCGCCGAGGAGCTGCCGTACAAGGACGACGCCGGGATCTACGGCATCTACCGGATGCCGGTGAACTGCTGA
- a CDS encoding ferredoxin — protein sequence MHITADKGRCVGAAQCVLAAPAVFDQDEQGLVAPVTVDPAGADWPAVRQAVHLCPSSAIRIDEE from the coding sequence GTGCACATCACCGCGGACAAGGGGCGGTGCGTCGGCGCCGCCCAGTGCGTCCTGGCGGCGCCCGCCGTCTTCGACCAGGACGAGCAGGGGCTGGTGGCGCCGGTGACGGTGGATCCGGCCGGGGCGGATTGGCCGGCCGTCCGTCAGGCGGTCCACCTGTGCCCGTCGTCGGCCATCCGGATCGACGAGGAGTGA